In the genome of Chryseobacterium oryzae, one region contains:
- a CDS encoding 23S rRNA (pseudouridine(1915)-N(3))-methyltransferase RlmH, with the protein MRISLVCIGKTDDKEITSLIKYYLTRLPKHWNFEIIEIPDIKNAKNLTPELLKKEEAKLFLSQTDKNDLIILLDEKGKQFTSREFSHKIDSWMGSSVKKIHLFIGGAYGFSDEIYDRANEKMSLSKMTFTHQMIRLFIVEQLYRADQILQGKPYHND; encoded by the coding sequence CAAGTTTAATAAAGTATTACCTCACCCGTCTTCCTAAGCACTGGAATTTTGAAATCATCGAAATTCCTGACATTAAGAATGCAAAAAATCTTACGCCGGAACTTTTGAAAAAAGAAGAAGCAAAATTGTTTTTAAGTCAAACAGATAAAAATGACCTTATTATTCTTCTGGACGAAAAAGGAAAACAGTTTACCAGCAGAGAATTCTCACACAAGATAGATTCTTGGATGGGTTCTTCAGTAAAAAAAATACATCTTTTTATTGGTGGAGCGTATGGTTTTTCAGACGAAATTTATGACAGAGCCAACGAAAAAATGTCATTATCTAAAATGACATTTACGCACCAGATGATTCGCCTGTTTATTGTAGAACAATTGTATCGTGCAGACCAGATTTTGCAGGGAAAACCTTATCATAACGATTAA
- a CDS encoding tRNA (cytidine(34)-2'-O)-methyltransferase, with amino-acid sequence MLNIVLVEPEIPNNTGNIGRLCVGTDSRLHLIHPLGFLIDDKNLKRSGLDYWVHLDVTEYQNVDEWMRAVPDFSRVFLFSSHADKSYLETHFQDGDWLVFGKESKGLSKDILDRFENHLTIPMSNLIRSFNIANSVAFVVGEAKRQIGLKL; translated from the coding sequence ATGTTAAATATTGTTCTTGTAGAACCAGAAATCCCTAATAATACAGGGAATATCGGCAGATTGTGTGTTGGAACAGATAGCAGACTTCATCTCATTCATCCGTTAGGATTTTTAATTGACGATAAAAATTTGAAACGCTCCGGACTCGATTATTGGGTTCATCTCGACGTTACAGAATATCAAAATGTAGATGAATGGATGAGAGCTGTACCCGATTTTTCAAGAGTGTTTTTATTCAGTTCCCATGCTGATAAATCTTATCTTGAAACTCATTTTCAGGATGGCGACTGGCTTGTTTTCGGGAAAGAGAGCAAAGGTTTAAGCAAAGATATTTTAGATCGTTTTGAAAACCATTTAACAATTCCAATGTCGAATTTAATTAGAAGTTTTAATATCGCCAATTCGGTTGCATTTGTTGTGGGGGAGGCAAAAAGACAAATCGGGTTGAAGTTATAG